Proteins from one Triticum aestivum cultivar Chinese Spring chromosome 7A, IWGSC CS RefSeq v2.1, whole genome shotgun sequence genomic window:
- the LOC123154998 gene encoding citrate-binding protein-like translates to MAPRALSWISVSLLVFLASWSCVAARDARAPSTGDPADGFTAVRLSESNFALQRPFDESSGARYSFDGTVRKLWVLSSDKPHARQSHTKPRTEIRMAGYDYSSGVWQFEAYGYVPSGTTGVCIMQVFGAGEAASTLMLHVYDGALRYYNRQLVEDAIDDRWFRLNVVHDVDASTLTVYIDGEQKLHVQGRGGHSHYFKFGVYGQRQESSRMESRWKDVKILKKD, encoded by the exons ATGGCTCCTCGCGCTCTCTCTTGGATTAGTGTTTCCCTGCTTgtcttcttggcttcctggtcatGCGTTGCGGCCAGGGACGCACGGGCACCCAGTACCGGCGACCCGGCCGATGGGTTCACTGCGGTGAGGCTCAGCGAAAGCAACTTCGCGCTGCAGCGCCCGTTCGACGAGTCCAGCGGTGCACGCTACAGCTTCGACGGCACCGTGCGGAAGCTCTGGGTGCTCTCCTCTGACAAGCCACATGCCCGCCAGAGTCATACCAAACCAAGAACTGAGATCAGGATGGCA GGCTACGACTACAGCTCCGGCGTGTGGCAGTTCGAGGCCTACGGGTACGTCCCCTCCGGCACCACGGGAGTATGTATCATGCAGGTGTTTGGCGCCGGCGAGGCCGCCAGCACGCTCATGCTGCACGTCTACGATGGCGCACTGCGGTACTACAACCGGCAGCTTGTCGAGGATGCCATCGATGACAGATGGTTCCGGCTGAACGTAGTCCACGACGTCGATGCATCGACACTCACCGTGTACATCGACGGCGAGCAGAAGTTGCACGTCCAGGGCCGCGGCGGCCACTCGCACTACTTCAAGTTCGGCGTGTACGGGCAGCGCCAGGAGTCCAGCCGCATGGAATCCCGCTGGAAGGACGTCAAAATCCTCAAGAAAGATTAG